A part of Acropora palmata chromosome 6, jaAcrPala1.3, whole genome shotgun sequence genomic DNA contains:
- the LOC141883448 gene encoding calponin-3-like: protein MANRPFHPSSAGSESKMATKWDKETAKDVCAWIQRATGAIVPSDDPIDFAEALKNGQTLCQLANKIQPGYIKKINKMKTPFMMMENIGWFSDFVRAFGVQQEYGFVTVDLFEKQNVIQVLIALKWLKIEAEKKGIKL from the exons ATGGCGAATCGACCGTTTCATCCGTCCTCGGCAGGTAGCGAAAGCAAg ATGGCGACGAAGTGGGATAAAGAAACTGCGAAAGACGTTTGCGCATGGATTCAGAGAGCAACAGGTGCTATTGTGCCGTCTGACGATCCAATAGATTTTGCCGAGGCATTAAAGAACGGCCAAACACTTTGCCA GTTAGcgaataaaattcaaccaggATATATAAAGAAGATTAACAAAATGAAGACGCCATTCATGATG ATGGAAAATATTGGTTGGTTTAGTGACTTTGTTAGGGCTTTTGGCGTACAGCAGGAATATGGCTTTGTTACCGTTGACTTGttcgaaaaacaaaatgttattCAG GTGCTCATAGCTTTGAAGTGGCTCAAAATTGAG GCAGAGAAGAAAGGCATCAAGCTTTGA